A stretch of the Lolium perenne isolate Kyuss_39 chromosome 3, Kyuss_2.0, whole genome shotgun sequence genome encodes the following:
- the LOC127340265 gene encoding uncharacterized protein, translated as MAEDGIGHWVSKDRFAAKRLHALAAELDDPKRRIIEEQSAFRALLNVSPFNIPNALIDFVASHTSPGLREFKFHKKRIVFTKDMVRKVFGIRCGDRLVVQKKGEHPQLRQIYIEEGQSRPFIQHAVKLLKACDVTDDLTIIRTWDLICLATVIAPGSANLISLDYLDCMLDPRRTHEFAWDEHLLELAMQEVTKINSKTAEVVVPGNAKKNEFWITGPFALLAVVYMDHLDFPPNQHVINYSIPRVCFVTSSDFKFVVQNDLDRKILNNKTVFGRRPFLELSNTPYGVAAFSNRDHVEEHFPAAYKHLYEKHRSIYGRDLDTTLKNFGVGLKQMHSQRMAALLIDIDAAKKESDGPSVHFPNRGGVEDENMDGLVTDMMMKVSVGQPVMSPTNPPFARIPEGISRRSLE; from the exons ATGGCT GAAGATGGGATTGGTCATTGGGTTTCCAAGGATCGTTTTGCTGCAAAGCGTCTGCATGCTCTTGCTGCAGAGCTCGATGATCCGAAGAGACGTATTATTGAAGAGCAGAGTGCATTTAGAGCATTGTTGAATGTATCTCCATTCAACATTCCTAATGCTCTAATAGACTTTGTTGCCTCTCATACTAGCCCTGGTTTGCGGGAGTTCAAGTTCCACAAGAAGAGGATAGTTTTCACAAAAGATATGGTGAGGAAAGTTTTTGGAATTCGATGCGGCGACAGACTTGTTGTTCAGAAGAAAGGTGAGCATCCTCAGCTGCGGCAGATATACATAGAAGAAGGACAATCAAGGCCTTTCATCCAGCATGCCGTTAAATTGCTCAAGGCTTGTGATGTTACGGATGACCTCACCATTATCAGAACATGGGATCTTATATGTTTGGCTACGGTTATTGCCCCTGGTAGCGCAAATCTGATTAGCCTTGACTATTTGGACTGTATGTTGGACCCTCGGAGGACTCACGAGTTTGCATGGGATGAACACTTGCTTGAGTTAGCAATGCAGGAGGTTACAAAAATCAATAGCAAGACAGCAGAGGTAGTGGTACCAGGAAATGCTAAGAAAAATGAGTTTTGGATCACTGGACCGTTCGCCCTTCTAGCT GTTGTCTACATGGATCACCTTGATTTTCCACCAAATCAACATGTCATTAACTACTCAATTCCTAGAGTATGTTTTGTGACCAGTAGTGATTTCAAGTTTGTTGTCCAAAATGATCTTGATAGGAAGATCCTGAATAATAAGACTGTTTTTGGAAGGCGTCCG TTTCTTGAACTGTCAAACACTCCTTATGGAGTTGCTGCTTTTTCCAACCGTGATCATGTTGAGGAGCACT TTCCAGCTGCTTACAAGCATCTGTATGAGAAACACAGGTCTATTTATGGTCGTGATCTTGACACCACTCTCAAGAATTTTGGTGTTGGTTTGAAGCAAATGCATTCGCAGCGCATGGCAGCTTTGCTTATTGACATAGATGCAGCAAAGAAAGAAAGTGATGGTCCTAGTGTGCATTTCCCAAACAGAGGTGGAGTTGAAGATGAAAATATGGACGGTCTTGTGACAGACATGATGATGAAG GTTTCTGTTGGACAGCCTGTGATGTCACCTACAAACCCACCATTTGCTCGTATACCGGAGGGTATATCTCGTAGAAGCTTGGAATAG